In Flavivirga abyssicola, the following are encoded in one genomic region:
- a CDS encoding GDP-L-fucose synthase family protein, with protein MDKNSKIYIAGHRGLVGSAIFKNLKDKGYNNIIARTHKELDLTDQRAVSDFFSQEKPEYVFLAAAKVGGIVANNTYRADFIYDNMMIQNNVIHQSYINNVKKLLFLGSTCIYPKNTPQPIKEEYLLTDTLEYTNEPYAIAKIAGIKMCESYNLQYGTNFISVMPTNLYGPNDNFDLEKSHVLPALIRKIHLAKLLSELKYDQVVNDLGLNSIGECKEYLKTFGVSANSVEIWGSGKPKREFLWSEDMADACVFIMENRSFLDTYPDGEREVRNTHINIGTGTDISIKELAYTIKRVIGFHGDFVFNIEKPDGTMRKLTDVSKLNGLGWKHTVELSEGIKYIYNWYIKNK; from the coding sequence ATGGATAAAAACTCTAAAATTTACATTGCAGGGCATAGAGGCTTAGTGGGTAGTGCTATTTTTAAAAACCTTAAAGACAAAGGGTATAATAATATTATTGCTCGTACACATAAAGAACTGGATTTAACAGACCAAAGAGCTGTTTCTGATTTTTTTAGTCAGGAGAAGCCGGAATATGTGTTTTTAGCGGCAGCTAAAGTTGGTGGTATAGTAGCTAATAACACATATAGAGCAGATTTCATATATGATAATATGATGATTCAGAACAATGTTATTCATCAAAGTTATATTAATAATGTAAAAAAACTGTTGTTTTTGGGAAGCACATGTATTTACCCTAAAAATACTCCTCAACCTATAAAAGAAGAGTATTTGTTAACAGATACATTGGAATACACCAATGAGCCTTATGCTATTGCTAAAATTGCTGGGATTAAAATGTGTGAAAGCTATAACCTGCAATACGGCACTAATTTTATCTCTGTCATGCCAACGAATCTTTATGGACCTAATGATAATTTCGATTTGGAAAAATCGCATGTTTTACCTGCGTTGATAAGGAAAATTCATTTAGCAAAGTTGTTGTCAGAATTAAAATATGATCAGGTTGTAAACGATTTAGGCCTTAATAGTATTGGAGAATGTAAAGAATACTTAAAGACTTTTGGTGTATCCGCAAATAGTGTTGAAATTTGGGGATCTGGTAAACCTAAACGAGAATTTTTATGGAGTGAAGATATGGCCGACGCTTGTGTATTTATAATGGAAAACAGAAGTTTTTTAGATACTTATCCTGATGGAGAAAGAGAAGTTAGAAATACTCACATTAATATTGGTACTGGCACAGATATTTCTATAAAAGAATTAGCATATACAATAAAAAGAGTTATTGGTTTTCATGGAGACTTCGTATTTAATATCGAGAAGCCAGATGGTACAATGCGTAAGCTAACGGATGTATCAAAGTTAAATGGATTGGGTTGGAAACATACTGTAGAACTATCAGAAGGTATTAAATATATATATAATTGGTATATAAAAAACAAGTAA
- the rfbC gene encoding dTDP-4-dehydrorhamnose 3,5-epimerase has protein sequence MIVEEIYLKGCFVLTPQVFEDERGFFFESFNKKNFEAETGVTVDFVQDNQSKSSKGVLRGMHFQTGKYVQAKLIQVIKGKVLDVCIDVRKKSPTFGKSFSVILDDIEHKQVYIPKGFAHGFLVLEDDTIFSYKCDNFYNKESESGILYSDKDMNIDWDFPLDKLIISDKDKQLPTFKDFLNEY, from the coding sequence ATGATTGTTGAAGAAATATATTTAAAAGGTTGTTTTGTTTTAACACCTCAAGTATTCGAAGATGAAAGAGGCTTTTTTTTTGAAAGTTTTAATAAAAAAAATTTTGAAGCAGAAACTGGTGTTACTGTTGATTTTGTGCAAGATAATCAATCAAAATCATCGAAAGGTGTTTTAAGAGGGATGCATTTTCAAACTGGAAAATATGTACAAGCCAAATTAATACAAGTTATAAAAGGAAAAGTACTTGACGTTTGTATAGATGTTAGAAAAAAATCTCCAACGTTTGGTAAGAGTTTTTCTGTCATTTTAGACGATATTGAGCATAAACAAGTTTATATTCCCAAAGGGTTTGCACATGGTTTTTTGGTTTTGGAAGATGATACCATTTTTTCTTATAAATGTGATAATTTTTATAACAAAGAATCGGAATCAGGTATTTTATATAGTGATAAAGATATGAATATAGATTGGGATTTTCCTTTGGATAAACTTATTATATCGGATAAGGATAAGCAATTGCCTACATTTAAAGATTTTCTAAATGAGTACTAA
- a CDS encoding NAD-dependent epimerase/dehydratase family protein, with translation MKKERKAIFFGCNGYLGSHVAYDLKSRGYFVFGFDIHNEPKFNHVDRYIKFDISNFENIKKIDLNVDYVYYFSGKTGTHGSLEKFDQFIDVNEKGLLNVLMCIKEQNVFPKVIFPSTRLVYKGVENTPLSEDAEKEFKTIYALNKFHNEQSLKMFNAYYKIPFTVFRICVPYGNTLSNDYSYGTIGFFLKQAKNDESITLYGEGNLKRTFTYVSDISNQIIRVSEQDMSNSETYNIAGETFSLIEIANLISKKYSVNVERVDWPTIAMALESGDTIFNSLKIEKFTKTNKMSLHDWVKNL, from the coding sequence ATGAAAAAAGAAAGGAAAGCAATATTTTTTGGATGTAATGGCTATTTAGGGAGCCATGTAGCCTATGATTTAAAATCAAGAGGGTATTTTGTTTTTGGTTTTGATATTCATAATGAACCAAAATTTAATCATGTAGACAGGTATATCAAATTTGACATTTCAAACTTCGAAAATATAAAAAAAATAGATTTAAATGTAGATTATGTCTATTACTTTTCTGGGAAAACAGGAACACACGGGTCGTTAGAAAAGTTTGATCAATTTATAGACGTTAATGAAAAAGGGCTATTAAATGTTTTAATGTGTATTAAAGAACAAAATGTTTTTCCAAAAGTTATTTTTCCATCAACCAGATTAGTGTATAAAGGAGTTGAAAACACACCACTTTCAGAAGATGCAGAAAAAGAATTTAAAACTATTTACGCTTTAAACAAATTTCATAACGAACAAAGCTTAAAAATGTTTAATGCGTATTATAAGATTCCTTTTACAGTTTTTAGAATATGTGTGCCCTATGGAAATACTCTAAGTAATGATTACTCGTATGGAACGATAGGTTTCTTTTTGAAACAAGCGAAAAACGATGAGTCTATTACTTTATATGGAGAAGGTAATCTTAAAAGAACATTTACTTATGTTTCTGATATTTCCAACCAAATAATCAGAGTTTCAGAGCAAGACATGAGTAATTCTGAAACTTATAATATAGCAGGGGAAACATTTTCTTTGATAGAAATAGCAAATCTTATCTCAAAAAAATATAGCGTAAATGTGGAACGCGTTGACTGGCCAACAATAGCTATGGCTCTAGAAAGCGGAGACACGATATTTAACTCCTTAAAAATAGAGAAGTTTACAAAAACTAACAAAATGTCTCTACATGATTGGGTAAAAAACCTTTAA
- the rfbA gene encoding glucose-1-phosphate thymidylyltransferase RfbA, which translates to MKGIILSGGSGTRLYPLTITISKQLLPVYDKPMIYYPLSILMLAGIKEILIISTPMHLPLLKQLLGDGRDLGCSFSYEIQEHPNGLAEAFIIGESFIGEDSVALILGDNIFYGSDLPRLLKSKVNPIGGTIFAYPVVDPERYGVVEFGDDFKALSLEEKPELPKSNYAVPGLYFYDNDVVKIAKSLKPSKRGELEITDVNKKYLEIDKLDVGVLSRGTAWLDTGTFDSLHEASEFVKVIEKRQGFKISCIEEIAYRNGDIDKEQLYKLALKYGKSGYGDYLKSLA; encoded by the coding sequence ATGAAAGGTATCATTCTATCAGGTGGATCAGGAACGAGACTCTACCCTCTAACAATAACAATAAGCAAACAGTTATTGCCAGTTTACGATAAACCAATGATTTACTATCCTTTGTCAATATTAATGTTGGCAGGGATAAAAGAAATTTTAATTATTTCGACACCAATGCATTTGCCTTTATTAAAACAATTATTAGGTGATGGAAGAGATTTAGGATGTTCATTTTCTTATGAAATACAAGAGCATCCTAATGGTTTAGCTGAAGCTTTTATTATTGGAGAATCTTTTATCGGTGAAGATAGCGTGGCTCTTATCTTAGGGGATAATATATTTTATGGTTCCGATTTACCAAGGTTACTAAAATCTAAGGTTAACCCTATTGGTGGGACGATTTTCGCCTATCCAGTAGTTGACCCAGAAAGATATGGAGTCGTAGAGTTCGGAGATGATTTTAAGGCACTTTCTTTAGAAGAAAAACCAGAATTACCAAAATCTAATTATGCGGTACCAGGTTTGTACTTTTACGATAATGATGTTGTTAAGATTGCTAAATCTTTAAAACCAAGCAAAAGAGGAGAGTTAGAAATCACCGATGTAAACAAAAAATACTTAGAAATAGATAAGCTGGATGTAGGTGTTTTAAGTAGAGGGACTGCTTGGTTGGATACAGGTACTTTTGATTCTCTCCATGAAGCATCAGAGTTTGTGAAGGTTATTGAAAAAAGGCAGGGGTTTAAGATTAGTTGTATAGAAGAAATAGCCTATAGAAACGGAGATATAGATAAAGAACAGTTATACAAATTAGCTTTAAAATACGGTAAAAGCGGTTATGGTGATTATTTAAAAAGTTTGGCATAA
- the rfbD gene encoding dTDP-4-dehydrorhamnose reductase, with the protein MSTKILVTGANGQLGKTIEELYSDNQNGLDFIFASKAELDITKEKELRLFFNNKFDYCINCAAYTNVEQAEKTPESALKVNAEGVKNLAGVCKETNTILIHVSTDYVFDGEKFGPYSVQDIPSPINEYGKSKLLGERYIRGILDSYFIIRTSWLYSKHYGHNFYRTILEKAKTENKLIVTDQQIGCPTNTTTLSKYIIDIIINRDNNFGIRHFSDGKPMTWFSFAQQILLENNISNEVKLVQAKNYRTFAERPRNSILQNSN; encoded by the coding sequence ATGAGTACTAAAATCTTAGTAACAGGAGCCAATGGGCAATTAGGAAAAACGATTGAAGAACTATATTCCGATAATCAAAATGGACTTGATTTTATTTTCGCGTCAAAAGCAGAATTAGATATTACTAAAGAGAAAGAATTGAGATTATTTTTTAATAATAAATTTGATTATTGTATAAATTGTGCGGCATATACAAATGTTGAACAGGCAGAAAAAACACCAGAAAGTGCTTTAAAAGTAAATGCAGAAGGGGTTAAAAATTTAGCTGGAGTATGTAAAGAAACGAATACGATTTTAATTCATGTATCTACAGATTATGTGTTTGATGGTGAAAAGTTTGGACCATATTCTGTTCAGGATATTCCAAGCCCAATAAATGAATATGGTAAATCAAAATTACTGGGAGAGCGGTATATTAGGGGCATTTTAGATAGTTATTTTATAATCAGAACGTCTTGGTTATATAGTAAACATTATGGACATAATTTTTATCGTACGATCTTAGAAAAAGCTAAAACCGAAAATAAACTTATTGTTACGGATCAGCAGATAGGATGTCCAACTAACACTACAACATTGTCAAAATACATTATTGATATTATAATAAATCGGGATAATAACTTTGGAATTCGTCATTTTTCAGATGGCAAACCAATGACGTGGTTTAGTTTTGCACAGCAAATTTTATTGGAAAATAATATTTCTAATGAAGTTAAACTTGTTCAGGCAAAGAATTATCGTACTTTTGCCGAGCGACCCAGAAACTCAATTTTACAAAATTCTAATTAG
- the rfbB gene encoding dTDP-glucose 4,6-dehydratase — MKILITGGAGFIGSHVVRLFVNKYKNYKIYNLDLLTYAGNLENLKDVENNPNYQFIKGDINDSDFINSIFKTYQFDAVIHLAAESHVDRSITDPLSFVRTNIFGTVNLLNAAKEIWKNNYSSKLFYHISTDEVYGTLGDTGLFTETTSYDPNSPYSASKASSDHFVRAYGETYNLPYVITNCSNNYGANQFPEKLIPLFINNIINNKELPVYGDGNYTRDWLYVADHAIAIDFVFHEGKRNETYNIGGFNEWKNIDLIKLLCQQMDNKLNRPKGTSEKLIKFVKDRPGHDLRYAIDASKIKNSLGWGPSVTFEEGLKLTIDWYLSNSEWLDNVTSGNYQKYYSIQYGHN; from the coding sequence ATGAAAATATTAATCACTGGTGGAGCTGGATTTATAGGTTCTCATGTCGTAAGGCTATTTGTGAATAAATACAAAAATTATAAAATCTATAACTTGGATTTATTAACCTATGCTGGGAACTTAGAAAATTTAAAAGATGTTGAGAATAATCCTAATTATCAATTTATAAAAGGAGATATTAATGATAGTGATTTTATAAATAGCATTTTTAAAACGTATCAATTTGATGCAGTAATTCATCTGGCTGCTGAGTCTCACGTAGATCGATCGATTACCGACCCATTATCTTTTGTTAGAACAAATATTTTTGGAACAGTAAACCTATTAAATGCTGCGAAGGAAATATGGAAAAATAACTATAGTTCAAAATTATTTTATCATATAAGTACAGATGAAGTTTATGGTACTTTAGGTGATACTGGGCTGTTTACAGAAACCACCTCATACGATCCCAACTCACCATATTCAGCTTCAAAAGCAAGTTCGGATCATTTTGTAAGAGCTTATGGAGAAACATATAACCTGCCATATGTAATAACAAATTGTTCAAATAATTACGGTGCAAATCAATTTCCGGAAAAGTTGATTCCTTTATTCATTAATAACATAATAAATAATAAGGAATTACCTGTATATGGGGATGGTAATTATACAAGGGATTGGCTTTATGTTGCAGACCATGCCATTGCAATAGATTTTGTTTTTCATGAAGGGAAGCGTAATGAAACGTATAATATCGGAGGTTTTAATGAGTGGAAAAATATAGATTTGATTAAGCTATTATGCCAGCAAATGGATAATAAACTTAATAGACCAAAGGGAACCTCTGAAAAGCTAATTAAGTTTGTAAAAGACAGACCAGGTCATGACTTGAGATACGCTATTGATGCGTCAAAAATAAAAAACTCTTTAGGCTGGGGTCCATCGGTAACTTTTGAAGAGGGACTTAAATTAACTATAGATTGGTATTTAAGTAATTCAGAATGGCTGGATAACGTTACTTCAGGGAATTATCAAAAATATTATAGTATACAATACGGGCATAACTAA
- the gmd gene encoding GDP-mannose 4,6-dehydratase, which yields MQKKIALITGVTGQDGAYLSEFLLKKGYEVHGIKRRSSLFNTDRIDHLYQDPHVENQNFFLHYGDLTDSTNLTRIIQEVQPDEIYNLAAMSHVHVSFEMPEYTANADGIGTLRLLEALRLLGMEKKTKIYQASTSELYGKVQGVPQTETTPFYPRSPYAVAKMYAYWITVNYREAYGIYACNGILFNHESPIRGETFVTRKITRAASRIALGLQEKMYLGNLDAKRDWGHAKDYVRMMWMILQADKAEDWVIATGKTTTVRDFVKMSFAHVGIELEFSGENENEKGYIKACNNPKYQLEIGKEIITVDAKYFRPTEVDLLIGDATKAKEKLGWVPKYNLTDLVEDMMSSDIALMEKQQYLKEGGHRIKNYYE from the coding sequence ATGCAAAAAAAAATAGCTTTAATAACAGGAGTTACAGGACAGGATGGTGCTTATTTAAGTGAGTTTTTATTAAAGAAAGGCTATGAAGTACATGGTATAAAAAGAAGATCTTCTTTATTTAATACGGATAGAATAGATCATCTATATCAGGATCCACATGTTGAAAATCAAAATTTCTTTCTTCACTATGGAGACTTAACTGATAGTACTAACTTAACCAGAATCATCCAGGAAGTACAACCTGACGAAATATATAACCTTGCAGCCATGAGCCATGTACATGTGTCTTTTGAAATGCCAGAATATACGGCAAATGCTGATGGAATAGGGACATTAAGACTTTTAGAAGCTTTAAGGTTGTTGGGAATGGAAAAGAAGACTAAGATATACCAGGCTTCAACATCCGAACTTTACGGAAAAGTACAGGGAGTTCCCCAAACGGAAACAACACCTTTTTATCCAAGGAGTCCATATGCAGTAGCAAAAATGTATGCCTATTGGATAACTGTAAATTATAGGGAAGCTTATGGTATTTACGCATGTAATGGTATTTTATTTAACCATGAATCGCCCATTAGAGGGGAAACTTTTGTAACAAGAAAAATTACCAGGGCCGCTTCTAGGATTGCATTAGGATTACAAGAAAAAATGTACTTGGGTAACTTAGATGCTAAAAGAGATTGGGGGCATGCAAAAGACTATGTTAGGATGATGTGGATGATACTTCAGGCAGATAAGGCGGAAGACTGGGTGATTGCTACAGGAAAAACAACAACTGTTAGAGATTTTGTAAAAATGAGCTTTGCTCATGTTGGTATAGAACTTGAATTTAGTGGGGAAAACGAAAATGAAAAAGGCTATATTAAAGCATGCAATAATCCAAAGTATCAATTAGAGATTGGTAAAGAAATAATAACAGTAGATGCAAAATATTTCAGACCAACAGAGGTAGATTTATTAATTGGAGATGCTACCAAGGCTAAAGAAAAGTTAGGTTGGGTTCCTAAGTATAACCTAACAGATTTGGTTGAAGATATGATGTCAAGTGATATTGCTCTTATGGAAAAGCAACAGTACTTAAAAGAAGGAGGTCATAGAATTAAAAATTATTATGAGTAA
- a CDS encoding GAF domain-containing protein, whose protein sequence is MSKDLPQPQQSEEVDLGQLFKLIGNAFNNLFRFIGSIFNKLFLAFVWLVFFVRKHVLKLVIAGVVGVVLGIVLEKTSEPVYKSYITLKQNYDTGENLYNDINYYKNLVKQEDISTLENVLGIRTVEAESILDFQIEPAISENQKIKEFDDYLQTLDTALAKTVEYKTFLKNTNDYSHQYQQITIKAKERNNFKTVFDRIINNINSNAYFKREQEKDLIELKKQASAISKSLIKSDTLLAVYQKAIVKSAENNNDFQAQITIERGNKSSTKEFDLYTKDLELRQELVEIEREIADKEHVIEVTSSKQDSGTIDNKKEFLGKSISPKKYYALILTILTFIALLTMNFVKFLEGYKDKI, encoded by the coding sequence ATGAGTAAAGATTTGCCACAGCCACAGCAATCTGAAGAAGTAGATTTGGGACAACTTTTTAAACTAATAGGGAATGCTTTTAATAACCTATTTCGCTTTATAGGAAGTATTTTTAATAAGCTTTTTTTAGCTTTTGTATGGCTAGTGTTTTTTGTAAGGAAGCATGTTTTAAAATTAGTAATTGCTGGTGTAGTTGGTGTTGTCTTGGGAATAGTACTGGAAAAAACATCAGAGCCTGTTTATAAGTCTTATATTACGTTAAAGCAGAATTATGATACTGGAGAAAATTTATATAATGACATTAACTATTATAAAAACTTAGTAAAACAAGAAGACATAAGTACTTTAGAAAACGTTTTAGGCATAAGAACAGTAGAAGCTGAATCTATTTTAGATTTTCAAATAGAACCAGCTATTAGCGAAAATCAAAAAATTAAAGAGTTTGATGATTATCTCCAAACACTAGACACAGCATTAGCAAAGACTGTAGAGTACAAAACGTTTTTAAAAAACACGAATGACTACAGTCATCAATATCAACAAATAACTATCAAAGCTAAAGAAAGAAATAATTTTAAAACGGTTTTTGATAGGATTATTAATAATATTAATTCAAATGCTTACTTTAAGCGAGAACAGGAGAAGGATTTAATAGAATTAAAAAAACAAGCTTCAGCTATTTCTAAATCATTGATTAAATCGGATACTTTATTAGCTGTTTATCAAAAAGCGATTGTAAAATCTGCTGAAAACAATAATGATTTTCAGGCACAAATCACGATAGAAAGAGGCAATAAAAGTTCAACCAAAGAGTTCGACCTTTATACCAAAGACCTGGAATTAAGGCAAGAGTTAGTTGAAATTGAAAGAGAAATAGCCGATAAAGAACATGTTATAGAGGTTACTTCTAGTAAGCAAGATAGTGGTACGATAGATAATAAAAAGGAGTTTTTGGGTAAATCAATTAGTCCTAAAAAATATTATGCACTTATATTAACTATACTTACGTTTATAGCTTTACTAACTATGAATTTTGTTAAGTTTTTAGAAGGCTATAAAGATAAAATATAA